Proteins from a genomic interval of Medicago truncatula cultivar Jemalong A17 chromosome 3, MtrunA17r5.0-ANR, whole genome shotgun sequence:
- the LOC25491140 gene encoding transcription factor ICE1 isoform X2, translating into MLSRMNSNNNGWMEEREDENNTTNPNTPSSASPAFIHNHNNKQQDFSSFIKPMLGEIDEDDEQWYIRDMSFSSAPNLDNVLLHTINDSVSSSCSPSSSVFNTLLHPEPTPSNSNHLQYFLPPQNHKPINPFDLPCELGFLDHQASTMAASSFMGSFVDFASKTPLTATATTTQLLSLPHLPQINNAFMGFQNSQEGSGKSLFLRPLDSLPSSGTQPTLFQKRAALRKNMGKCEIGEGSDKKRKFSGGDEIDDLSFDGSGLNYDSDDLTESNGKNIGNGSNGNSTVTDQKGKKKGMPAKNLMAERRRRKKLNDRLYMLRSVVPKISKMDRASILGDAIEYLKELLQRINDLHNELESTPAGSSLTPASSLHPLTPTPSSLPGRIKEELCPSSLPSPNGQPARVEVRLREGRAVNIHMFCTRKPGLLLSTMRALDNLGLDIQQAVISCFNGFAMDIFRAECKEGQDVHPEQIKAVLLDSAGFNGMI; encoded by the exons atgtTGTCCAGAATGAACAGCAACAACAATGGTTGGATGGAAGAAAGAGAAGACGAAAACAACACTACAAACCCAAACACTCCTTCATCTGCTTCACCTGCTTTCATCCATAAccacaacaacaaacaacaagaTTTCTCTTCTTTCATCAAACCCATGCTTGGTGAAATCGATGAAGACGATGAACAATGGTACATCAGAGACATGTCTTTTTCTTCTGCCCCTAACTTAGACAACGTTTTACTTCACACCATCAACGATTCCGTTTCTTCTTCATGTTCACCTTCTTCCTCCGTTTTCAACACCCTTCTTCATCCTGAACCAACACCATCCAATTCCAACCATCTTCAGTACTTTCTTCCTCCTCAAAATCACAAACCCATTAACCCTTTTGACCTTCCTTGTGAACTTGGTTTTCTTGATCATCAAGCTTCAACAATGGCTGCTTCTTCTTTTATGGGTAGTTTCGTTGATTTTGCTTCGAAAACGCCATTAACAGCTACTGCTACTACTACTCAGTTGTTGAGCTTGCCCCATTTGCCTCAAATCAACAATGCCTTCATGGGGTTTCAGAACTCTCAAGAGGGTTCTGGAAAGTCACTGTTTTTGAGACCACTTGATTCTTTACCTTCTTCTGGAACACAACCTACTCTGTTTCAGAAAAGAGCAGCACTGAGAAAAAACATGGGCAAGTGTGAGATTGGTGAAGGTAGTGATAAGAAAAGGAAGTTCAGTGGTGGAGatgaaattgatgatttgaGTTTTGATGGGTCTGGTTTGAactatgattctgatgatttgACTGAGAGTAATGGAAAAAATATTGGAAATGGTTCCAATGGCAATAGCACTGTCACTGATCAGAAAGGGAAGAAGAAAGGAATGCCTGCCAAGAATTTGATGGCCGAACGTCGCCGGAGAAAGAAGCTCAATGATAGACTCTATATGCTGAGGTCCGTTGTTCCAAAGATTAGCAAA ATGGATAGGGCTTCAATTCTTGGGGATGCAATTGAGTATCTGAAGGAACTTCTGCAAAGGATCAATGACCTTCATAATGAGTTGGAATCAACACCTGCTGGATCTTCACTAACACCTGCTTCAAGCTTACATCCTTTGACACCGACACCATCTTCGTTGCCGGGCCGTATCAAAGAAGAACTATGCCCCAGCTCATTGCCAAGCCCCAATGGCCAACCTGCCAGG gTTGAGGTTCGGTTGCGGGAAGGAAGGGCTGTAAATATCCACATGTTTTGTACCCGCAAACCTGGTCTGTTGCTCTCAACCATGAGGGCTTTGGATAACCTTGGATTAGACATTCAGCAAGCtgttataagttgtttcaaTGGATTTGCTATGGATATTTTCAGAGCtgag TGCAAAGAAGGTCAAGATGTCCATCCGGAGCAAATCAAAGCAGTACTCTTGGATTCAGCTGGCTTCAATGGCATGATCTAA
- the LOC25491140 gene encoding transcription factor ICE1 isoform X1 — MLSRMNSNNNGWMEEREDENNTTNPNTPSSASPAFIHNHNNKQQDFSSFIKPMLGEIDEDDEQWYIRDMSFSSAPNLDNVLLHTINDSVSSSCSPSSSVFNTLLHPEPTPSNSNHLQYFLPPQNHKPINPFDLPCELGFLDHQASTMAASSFMGSFVDFASKTPLTATATTTQLLSLPHLPQINNAFMGFQNSQEGSGKSLFLRPLDSLPSSGTQPTLFQKRAALRKNMGKCEIGEGSDKKRKFSGGDEIDDLSFDGSGLNYDSDDLTESNGKNIGNGSNGNSTVTDQKGKKKGMPAKNLMAERRRRKKLNDRLYMLRSVVPKISKMDRASILGDAIEYLKELLQRINDLHNELESTPAGSSLTPASSLHPLTPTPSSLPGRIKEELCPSSLPSPNGQPARVEVRLREGRAVNIHMFCTRKPGLLLSTMRALDNLGLDIQQAVISCFNGFAMDIFRAEQCKEGQDVHPEQIKAVLLDSAGFNGMI; from the exons atgtTGTCCAGAATGAACAGCAACAACAATGGTTGGATGGAAGAAAGAGAAGACGAAAACAACACTACAAACCCAAACACTCCTTCATCTGCTTCACCTGCTTTCATCCATAAccacaacaacaaacaacaagaTTTCTCTTCTTTCATCAAACCCATGCTTGGTGAAATCGATGAAGACGATGAACAATGGTACATCAGAGACATGTCTTTTTCTTCTGCCCCTAACTTAGACAACGTTTTACTTCACACCATCAACGATTCCGTTTCTTCTTCATGTTCACCTTCTTCCTCCGTTTTCAACACCCTTCTTCATCCTGAACCAACACCATCCAATTCCAACCATCTTCAGTACTTTCTTCCTCCTCAAAATCACAAACCCATTAACCCTTTTGACCTTCCTTGTGAACTTGGTTTTCTTGATCATCAAGCTTCAACAATGGCTGCTTCTTCTTTTATGGGTAGTTTCGTTGATTTTGCTTCGAAAACGCCATTAACAGCTACTGCTACTACTACTCAGTTGTTGAGCTTGCCCCATTTGCCTCAAATCAACAATGCCTTCATGGGGTTTCAGAACTCTCAAGAGGGTTCTGGAAAGTCACTGTTTTTGAGACCACTTGATTCTTTACCTTCTTCTGGAACACAACCTACTCTGTTTCAGAAAAGAGCAGCACTGAGAAAAAACATGGGCAAGTGTGAGATTGGTGAAGGTAGTGATAAGAAAAGGAAGTTCAGTGGTGGAGatgaaattgatgatttgaGTTTTGATGGGTCTGGTTTGAactatgattctgatgatttgACTGAGAGTAATGGAAAAAATATTGGAAATGGTTCCAATGGCAATAGCACTGTCACTGATCAGAAAGGGAAGAAGAAAGGAATGCCTGCCAAGAATTTGATGGCCGAACGTCGCCGGAGAAAGAAGCTCAATGATAGACTCTATATGCTGAGGTCCGTTGTTCCAAAGATTAGCAAA ATGGATAGGGCTTCAATTCTTGGGGATGCAATTGAGTATCTGAAGGAACTTCTGCAAAGGATCAATGACCTTCATAATGAGTTGGAATCAACACCTGCTGGATCTTCACTAACACCTGCTTCAAGCTTACATCCTTTGACACCGACACCATCTTCGTTGCCGGGCCGTATCAAAGAAGAACTATGCCCCAGCTCATTGCCAAGCCCCAATGGCCAACCTGCCAGG gTTGAGGTTCGGTTGCGGGAAGGAAGGGCTGTAAATATCCACATGTTTTGTACCCGCAAACCTGGTCTGTTGCTCTCAACCATGAGGGCTTTGGATAACCTTGGATTAGACATTCAGCAAGCtgttataagttgtttcaaTGGATTTGCTATGGATATTTTCAGAGCtgag CAGTGCAAAGAAGGTCAAGATGTCCATCCGGAGCAAATCAAAGCAGTACTCTTGGATTCAGCTGGCTTCAATGGCATGATCTAA